TAACGACGATGTTCTTCGTCTCTCATTGTAATTCTTCGAAATTTTAGAGATGAATAACTGAGAAAAATGGTCTCCGGAGGCGGTAGCAAAACCAACGGCGGAGAAGCAGCTTCGTCAAGTCATTGCGTCAATCGTAGTAGCCGCCACACCAGCGGAGAACAAGCTCAGTCTTCGACAAGCACATTTGCATCACACATGGGCTCGTTCCATACCTTTTCCTCTGAGGTACGCTTGCGAGTTTCTTATGCAGGCCTTTGGCTTACAGCTAAACATGGAATTGTAGTTAGCTTTGCAGGTGTCTGAAAAGCGCGTTCTGAGAATGCAGACGCTGTTATGCGATATGTTACTGCGTGATTCACTAGCGGGGATTGGCATgtgtttgtaccggggattgcacaacttaaacaaataaagattttgtggaaAAGAGCATgcaaattcttttattaattggggaaaacgtgagatcgtcacttgAAACAAGTCGGGATCGAACTCGTTAGTTCACAAGCGAACTAGCAAGCTAAAAGTGACGAACTGAAAATAGGAATAAATTATACGAAAGACAAtaacagttttcgatgcaaagtgtTGCTCTTTAGGTATTGTTCGCTCGTCCGGCTCCtgatcccaataaatgcttTCTCCCTTTATAGGAGACTGTTAACCTAGAGTTTCCTAGGATTCCCGATACGAATTGTCGAGATTGCCCTCTGCGGAAAATGAATGGCTTTCTCACAATCTTGTTGGGCTGAAATTAGAATTAACttgtcttgttgggccgagtggcatattgggtacaacccatatccaacaatagtcccccccttagtccggagaGCGGCAATTCTTCTGCGATCATTGGGCATACTTTAAATTGGCCGtaatatgcctgctcggcaCAGATCGTTTCGGGTTGCTTTCGAGAAGAGATTGCTACAGTGACTTTTCCGTTAACTCCAGGCTCGTCTTCCGAGAGACACTCGGGATATCCACTGGTCTGAAATCTTGAGTGCGATATTCGATGAATTTCCGGAAAAGAGCAGATCGTAGATCGAGGTGACGGATTTCGACAGTAAAATTTtcgttttatttacttatttatgtcTCCCCATCTTCTCCTTTNTAGTTAGCTTTGCAGGTGTCTGAAAAGCGCGTTCTGAGAATGCAGACGCTGTTATGCGATATGTTACTGCGTGATTCACTAGCGGGGATTGGCATgtgtttgtaccggggattgcacaacttaaacaaataaagattttgtggaaAAGAGCATgcaaattcttttattaattggggaaaacgtgagatcgtcacttgAAACAAGTCGGGATCGAACTCGTTAGTTCACAAGCGAACTAGCAAGCTAAAAGTGACGAACTGAAAATAGGAATAAATTATACGAAAGACAAtaacagttttcgatgcaaagtgtTGCTCTTTAGGTATTGTTCGCTCGTCCGGCTCCtgatcccaataaatgcttTCTCCCTTTATAGGAGACTGTTAACCTAGAGTTTCCTAGGATTCCCGATACGAATTGTCGAGATTGCCCTCTGCGGAAAATGAATGGCTTTCTCACAATCTTGTTGGGCTGAAATTAGAATTAACttgtcttgttgggccgagtggcatattgggtacaacccatatccaacaatagtcccccccttagtccggagaGCGGCAATTCTTCTGCGATCATTGGGCATACTTTAAATTGGCCGtaatatgcctgctcggcaCAGATCGTTTCGGGTTGCTTTCGAGAAGAGATTGCTACAGTGACTTTTCCGTTAACTCCAGGCTCGTCTTCCGAGAGACACTCGGGATATCCACTGGTCTGAAATCTTGAGTGCGATATTCGATGAATTTCCGGAAAAGAGCAGATCGTAGATCGAGGTGACGGATTTCGACAGTAAAATTTtcgttttatttacttatttatgtcTCCccatcttctcctttttcttcacttcctccTCTCCATAAAAAGGTAATTTTCTCTCtcaatccttttatttttatgtttttacttctttctctctctatttttctctcccCTTTGTTTGGTCACATATCCTTGAAGCCCTAGCAGCCGCCGCCGAGCGAGCTTCTCATGGGGAGATCGCCGATGGTCGGCGGTCGGCGAGGCTGTTCGGTTAGGGATCGGCACAATGCCGATACAGGGAGAGATGGAAGTCGCCGTGCTGGCTCGGGCTTGAGTGGGTTTGAAGGTCATCAGATCGAGCTGGTTTTCGAGGGCGGCAGAGAGAACGAGGTCGGCAATGGGATGGTCGGAGATCGGCGCCGTATGGATTCCGTGAATCCGGCTGAGAGAGGCGGAGCATTTGAGTCTAGTCGATCAGCGGAGATCGGCGGATTAGATCGAGAGGGTTCCGGGTTGAATGGTGTGGTCGGCGCTTTTCTGCCGAGAGTGGCTGGATCTGGTGAGTTCGGCGTGGGAGATCTCGGATCTTGGCCTAGCGTCAGTGAGATCGGGATGAGAGATCTCAGAGGTCGGCAATCTGTCGGCGAGATCGGGATGAGAGATCTCGGAGGTCGGCCTAGCGTCGGTGAGATCGGGATGAGAGATCTCGNNNNNNNNNNNNNNNNNNNNNNNNNNNNNNNNNNNNNNNNNNNNNNNNNNNNNNNNNNNNNNNNNNNNNNNNNNNNNNNNNNNNNNNNNNNNNNNNNNNNNNNNNNNNNNNNNNNNNNNNNNNNNNNNNNNNNNNNNNNNNNNNNNNNNNNNNNNNNNNNNNNNNNNNNNNNNNNNNNNNNNNNNNNNNNNNNNNNNNNNNNNNNNNNNNNNNNNNNNNNNNGATGAGAGATCTCAGAGGTCGGCAATCGGTCGGCGAGATCGGGATGAGAGAGCTCGGAGGTCGGCAATCTGTCGGCGAGATCAGGATGAGAGGTCTCGGTTCTCGGCCTAGCGCCCGTGAGATCGGTGTGAGAGGTCTCGGTTCTTGGCCGTCACGCGATAGGACTCTAAACGAGAGAGATTGGCGAGGGGGTATGAACGAGGTCGGCACAGATGGCATGCCCGAGGTCGGCATAGGAGACGAACCGGAGATCGACATGGTTGAGGGCACTGCGACCACTCGTCGAATTGGTGAGATCGGCAGTCTCGCGAGCAGGATGTCAGCTCGGTGAATGGGTGCTCCTGAGGTCGGCGCAGTTAGTCGCTGGGTTGAGGTCGGTTCCGATCTCATGGTGGGTGGTCGCGAGGTCGATTCTGACGATGGTGATGCCGATCTCATGGTGGGTGGTCGCGAGGTCGGCATTTCGTGCAGAAAGGAAGGTCATCCTTCGACGAGCTCCCAAGTTCTAACGTATACGCGTGGTAAAACTCTTGCGGGAATCCAGCGTGCTTTTTCCGAAGAGTTTGCGGCTTATAAAGACGTTTTCGATGATGTTAGCGTCGGTATTGGAGCAGAGTGTGAAGGTTTGGATAGTTTGGCCAACGACTATAATTTTGCTGATATTCTCGAGTTCAGCGAAGATAGCGACAGTGGTTCTGATGGGAGTCCTATGGACGTTGTCCTGGCCTAGGATACTGGTCCACGTTCGGCTGTTTTGGGTCTTAGTGCTGCGTCGATTGGTGCCAATCTTTCATCCAGTCCGGCCGATCATGGTCCTTCGTTGTGCACATCGGATACTATTGCTGAGATGGCGCGGTGGTGTAGGATGCCCGAGGGATTGATTTTCCGGGTTCCTGAGTTTCACGAACGTCCTTGGACGCCTCCAACAGGTTTCATCTCGCTTTTTGAGCATTACTTTACTGAATGCGGTCTTTGGTTCCCTTTACCGAAATTTTTGATACGTTATTGTGCGAGGCGTAGGATTGCCATTTCTCAGCTTTCTGTGGGAGGTATCCGTAATGCGGTCGGTTTGGCGATACTTGGTACCAATTGTGGTGTAGAGGTTGACGTGCATTTTCTAGAGGAAGCCACCAAGTTCACAAAAGTTAGAGGTAGTCCGGGATACTTCTATACCAGCGCTAAATCGGGTCATCAGATAGTCATCGGGGCTGAAAAGAAGATTCGTCATTGGCAACGttatgttttctttgtcaagCGGGACGAGATTTCGGTTGATGATCTCGATGTGTTTTGTGCTACTGAGTGGAACATGTTTCCCGGTAGCTTCATAGTTTCTCACTCATACTTGTTTGATTGCTACTAACTGGTTTCTGAccctttaattgtttttgttggtgtttgCAGAGCCTGTCGTCCACTTGCTCGCTCATCCTCCAGGTTTTTTCGTTAATCTCAGACAGATCCAAACACTAGGGGCGCTCAATTGGCCTTCGATTACTCAGAGATCTCGTGAGTTTCCTGCTTATTCTGTTGTATCGATTGTTGCTCTCCTTGATGGTTATTGGGTCGTcacacttttgttttcctttttaggtcTACCTCGTTTAGGGATGGGAAAAGTTAACACTCGTCTTCCTCGATACGCTGATCAGTTCAAGAAAACTGTTGATGCTGGGTCCTTTTCGCGCGCTGCCGACACTGAGGTTGTCGATCCGTCAGCTGGCGGAGGTGCCGATCTGCGAGTTGCAGGAGATGTGATATTGGCGGAGGTGGCCGCTGCCCGTGCCGACAAAAGAGCTGCCaaggttcttgttgttgttctgcgTGCGCAGAAGTCACGTGGTGACGCTTCTGATGCCCTAGCGATCGTTGTCGCTGATTCTTGGCGTCTTACTCCTGAGCCCGACACCACTGAGATTGATGATTCGTTCTCCTTTTCTTACAAGACGAAGGATGAGTTGTTCATCAACAACGCTGCTGCTTGTGGTGAGCTCGCTAGCAAGGTTTGCGGCTCTTTCGACCCGCTTCCCTCTGTGGGTTCTCTCTATGATCCTGAGCTGTATCGATCGTGGGCTCGGAAACACTTCCAAGTTGGCATTTCTCTTTATGTTCTTGATTGAATTTTTCCAATTATTATCTTGATTCCTTATTTCTTGCATTTCAGGATGGTGGTGGTGTGAACCGCATGGTCGTCTCGTACGAGCGTCGCATTGCCGAGCTAGAGAAGCAACTTGCTGATTCTCGCACTTCTGAACCGTCGAGGAGATCGGGTGAGGAGCTTCATCACGATCTTGAAAAAGAGCGGGGGGTTTCTGCCGTTCTTACGAAGCAAACTGCCGGTTTCAGGAAGCAGGTGGCCGATCTCAAGGCTTCTCTTGACGCTTCCCGCTCTCGTCTCGAGCAGTTTGAGGTCGATCACGCATTTCAGAAGGCGCAGTTGCAACAGCTGCAAGCGGAGCGACAGGGCGTCGATGTCAAGATTGCTGGCTACAGGTATCGTATTGAGAGGATGAGGGAGCATATTATTGACAACAGAGCGGCGCAAGAGTCTCTTCTGACTTTGAGCCAGGTGACCGACACCTGTGACTGTCTTCAGGGGCTGGTGAAGGGTGGTACGGTCATTCCGTCGAAGACTTTGCTCGGTTTGGAGGTTGATGCGAAGATGTGGGAGGAAAAGGTCCTTGGTTTCGAGATCACCGACGTTTTGGACAGCGACCTCGAGGCTCTTCCAAAGACTAAGATCGTTCCTGCGAATCTTCAGGCGGCGGAGGTTCCCGCGACCGTAAGAGAGGAGGTCTTCATGGCAGGGACGCCTACGGCCTCGGACGCTCAGGTTGCTGCCGAGCAGTgacttgcttttgttttgttgtgctATTAGAACCTATTCCCGTTTTGTAGCGGATGTTGAGCCGTTTAGGCGNTGCGGCTCTTTCGACCCGCTTCCCTCTGTGGGTTCTCTCTATGATCCTGAGCTGTATCGATCGTGGGCTCGGAAACACTTCCAAGTTGGCATTTCTCTTTATGTTCTTGATTGAATTTTTCCAATTATTATCTTGATTCCTTATTTCTTGCATTTCAGGATGGTGGTGGTGTGAACCGCATGGTCGTCTCGTACGAGCGTCGCATTGCCGAGCTAGAGAAGCAACTTGCTGATTCTCGCACTTCTGAACCGTCGAGGAGATCGGGTGAGGAGCTTCATCACGATCTTGAAAAAGAGCGGGGGGTTTCTGCCGTTCTTACGAAGCAAACTGCCGGTTTCAGGAAGCAGGTGGCCGATCTCAAGGCTTCTCTTGACGCTTCCCGCTCTCGTCTCGAGCAGTTTGAGGTCGATCACGCATTTCAGAAGGCGCAGTTGCAACAGCTGCAAGCGGAGCGACAGGGCGTCGATGTCAAGATTGCTGGCTACAGGTATCGTATTGAGAGGATGAGGGAGCATATTATTGACAACAGAGCGGCGCAAGAGTCTCTTCTGACTTTGAGCCAGGTGACCGACACCTGTGACTGTCTTCAGGGGCTGGTGAAGGGTGGTACGGTCATTCCGTCGAAGACTTTGCTCGGTTTGGAGGTTGATGCGAAGATGTGGGAGGAAAAGGTCCTTGGTTTCGAGATCACCGACGTTTTGGACAGCGACCTCGAGGCTCTTCCAAAGACTAAGATCGTTCCTGCGAATCTTCAGGCGGCGGAGGTTCCCGCGACCGTAAGAGAGGAGGTCTTCATGGCAGGGACGCCTACGGCCTCGGACGCTCAGGTTGCTGCCGAGCAGTgacttgcttttgttttgttgtgctATTAGAACCTATTCCCGTTTTGTAGCGGATGTTGAGCCGTTTAGGCgctgtattttctttttggacCTTTGCATTATGACTGGACTTGCTTTATGTGTTGTCCTCTGATTTTATGATATATGTTCATCATTATATGGATGTGTTTTTCGAGAATTGCTATATTGGTCGCTTCGCCTCGAAAATCGTACTATTTGTTCTATAAATTAGTCTTCAAGTTGCTCATTTCTCATCATCctcctttcttgtttttaagATAAACCTCTCCTCTTGATTTTAGAGTAGTTGAGATCGGTCATATGCATGTGACAACGAGGTCGGCGTGGCTGAGGAGGGCGCGAGAGCGGCTCTCTATGAGATCTGGTTACGTAGTTCGTTCCGAGATGGAGTTTTATCGTGCTTGGATCCAGAGGTTGAGAGCTTACATTCTCGCTACGCGTCGAAAGTTCGAGCGTCATTTCTGGTTTCATCGTGTTGACGGAATTATCAGATATCTTGAAACTATGATCGACGAGGGGTTCTTGGTTCCGAAATGGAGAAGGGATCGTTTGTTAGATGAGCGCTTTCGTCGTGAGGCGTCATTAGCTGAGGTGGAGATTCCCGTCCTTGAAGCGGGCGATCTCAAGCCTATTGGGAGCAGGCCCTTCGAAGGTCGACCCGAGCTTGATACTTGTCGGATTCGGGTTGACATATTGCGTCGTTACATTATTCAGCTATAGTGTACGGACCATTTCTTCATTGAAAGCAACCATGCTGAGGGGATTCGCTCGTATCTCGAGGAGATGGTTGCTAGGGGTGCGAATGTCCCGATGGACACGCTAGAAAGTCTGCGGAGGGAGTGCCAGTTCTGGCACGTGAAGATCGGCGAGCTTGAGTTTGATGAACCCACCAATGCTGATCTGGAAATTGAAGACTGAGTTTGCACTTGAGACTTGTTTGTTCTGTTAGTTTTTTGTGCCGAATGTGGCCTTTCGTATTTGGCTTTCGTTGCCTTGTCCTTGTGTGCTTTTGGATTATGGAATaagaatgtttttgtgtttttcctaTCCTTGGTATCCAGTTGTACTTTACGGTGCAAGACGTCTCCTGGCTTATCCTATTACGTGTATCGAATACCAAATGTTTGGGGTGGTAGTCGAGATGagctcgtcgtaccttttaggtgcggctctggtgtccggcttaccctgtgTGTGCCACGAGGTCGGCAAGAGAGTGCAAGTAAGAACTTGACTTATACAAACTTAACCGCCTGCTAGCTAAATGCGATCTGGGTCGGCTTATTTATGCGGATTATTTCACCGCTGCATCCATGAGGAACGCTTTTTAAATCGTTCCCTTGGCCAGAGGGTCGATGTAAGAGCTGGACATCTCGCAAAGACGGACTCGTTCGAGAGAGCTCATGTGTTTTGATGGgttgaaacttttgtttttaatttttggtataGCTGTGCCTTGTGaagggctgcctacgtacccttagaAAGGGATCAAGTCATTCGTAATTCATATTACAAAGGCGCGTTTTCCAATGGTAATAACGTTTAAGGTTGCCGGAATTCCATGAGCGAGGAATTGGTGTGCCATCCATGGAGAGCAGCTGGTAGACGCTGGGAGTGACAACCTTTGAAATCAGGTAAGGGCCCTCCCAATGAGCGCCCATTTTTCCTGCATTGAGCTCCGCAGTGTTCTCGAAGACCTTTCGGAGGACGAGATCGCCTTCGTCAAAGTGGCGTGGCTTCACCTTCTTGTTGTAATATTTAGCGGCTTGTTGTTGATAGTTCTGAATTCGAAGAAGTGCCTTGTCGCGTTCTTCTTCAAGAGTGTCGAGGGTATCGAGCATCATCTTAGTATTGAGAGTAGGATCGTGAACGAGCATTGAGCGTTGTAATGTCGGTACGCCAATTTCCTCTGGTGCAAGGGCTTCCATTCCATGCGCAAGGGAGAACGGTGTCCTTCATGTTGATCGGTGCGGGGAGGTTCGGTGTGACCATAGAACGCCATCTAGCTCGTCGGCCCAGAGACCTTTCTTATCTTCGAGTCGTTTTGTTAGTCCGTCAATGATGATCTTATTGGTCGCCTCAACTTGTCCGTTGCCTTGTGGATAGCGGGGGGGTCGACTTGCACAAACGGATTCTCCACTTCGCGCAAAAACCTTCGAATTGGAGCGAAGTGAACTGCGTGCCGTTATCGGTGACAAACTCATACGGAATTTCGTGCCTGCAAATGATGTTTTTCCACACAAATTTTTGGACTTcgtttcttctgatttttgcATAGGCTTCGGCTTCAACCaatttggtgaaataatccgtcATAATAAGAATGTATTTCTTCTGACGGGACGCAGGGAGAGGTCCAACGATATCCATTGCCCACCTCATAAAGGGGTATGGTGGAGAGGTCGTTCTCAATAGTTCGGTTGGTGCGTGGATGATCGGAGCGTGGCGCTGACATTTCTCATCTAGCAACGAATTTTTCGCAGTTATCGTTCATGGTCAGCCAAAAATAACCATTAGTGCGTATGCGTTGTGCGAGCGCGCGACCTCCAAAGTGATTACCGCCGGAACCTTCGTGAACCTCCCGCATGACATCATTGATTTCTTTGGGACCAACGCCAGTCAAGAGTGCACCAGATTCTGTCCAACGTAAGACGTTGCCATCCAAGAGTGTGTAATGCGCGCAGCGAGTCCAAAGGCGTCGGGCCTCCCACTTGTCCGAGGGGACAATGCCGTCTGCGATAAAACAACGGATTTCTTCTTGCCAATCATGTGGTCATTCTTTGCGGGGTTCGGGATTAGGTTGGGCGTGCGACGATGGCGACGCTTGTTCTTGAGACAACGAAGTTTGTCCCTCTTCGATAGAAGCGGATCCTTGCTCGACCAAGCACTCAACATGTGTTAGTGGTTCACTTGGCGATGGTTCAATGACGAATAGCGTGAGAACGGAAGTGCCATTatctgttctttgtttttggagATTTGATCACTGAAGCTCTCATCTTcgataatcttttttttctttt
The sequence above is a segment of the Camelina sativa cultivar DH55 chromosome 10, Cs, whole genome shotgun sequence genome. Coding sequences within it:
- the LOC109126845 gene encoding uncharacterized protein LOC109126845: MVGGRRGCSVRDRHNADTGRDGSRRAGSGLSGFEGHQIELVFEGGRENEVGNGMVGDRRRMDSVNPAERGGAFESSRSAEIGGLDREGSGLNGVVGAFLPRVAGSGEFGVGDLGSWPSVSEIGMRDLRGRQSVGEIGMRDLGGRPSVDLRGRQSVGEIGMRELGGRQSVGEIRMRGLGSRPSAREIGVRGLGSWPSRDRTLNERDWRGGMNEVGTDGMPEVGIGDEPEIDMVEGTATTRRIGEIGSLASRMSAR